The proteins below are encoded in one region of Desulfosalsimonas propionicica:
- a CDS encoding long-chain-fatty-acid--CoA ligase: protein METKFWHKNYDYNVPTSVRYPQIPVHELVHLAASIVPDKPATNLYGSEITFSELRKQIVRMANALAGLGVKKGDRVGVHLPNCPQYIIAYYGAMSLGAIVVNLNPMYTAEELKGLSENTGLKTLFTFDMVLPNIRALCQSVEIDNIIVTRVTDYIDGFGVSTPRELELEQGWYHFSQLLDSCTNTVPPRISVTPQDPALIQFTGGTTGLPKGAVLTHRNILAATMCANLWGAHLNDNTPVEKRNVLALLPFFHVYGDIVVLNWAMFACATMILVPRFDIEEIMGMLENIPRIQFFPAVPTMIGAILNHPKAESMELDRKFSLLNSGGAPCPVSLIERARDLNISFSEGWGMSETSAMGVANPNLGLKKPGSIGIPIPDNDIKLVDPADGVTEVRPSERGELLIKGPQVMSGYWNNPEETANQLKDGWLYTGDVAIQDEDGYIFLVDRTKDMIIASGYNIYPREIDEVLYRHPKVAEAAAVGVPDEYRGETIKAFISLKSGETATEEEIMEFCKDKLAAYKRPRMVEFRDSIPKSAVGKVLRKNLRAEEEAKAGKKK from the coding sequence ATGGAAACAAAGTTCTGGCACAAAAATTATGACTACAACGTTCCGACCTCGGTCCGGTATCCCCAGATTCCGGTTCATGAACTGGTCCATCTTGCCGCAAGCATCGTTCCCGACAAGCCAGCCACAAACCTCTACGGCTCGGAAATCACCTTTAGCGAACTGCGAAAGCAGATTGTGCGCATGGCCAATGCCCTTGCCGGGCTTGGGGTCAAAAAGGGCGACCGGGTCGGCGTCCATCTGCCAAACTGTCCCCAGTACATCATTGCTTATTATGGGGCCATGTCTCTTGGCGCAATCGTTGTCAACCTCAATCCCATGTATACGGCGGAAGAACTCAAGGGGCTTTCGGAAAATACCGGCCTGAAAACCCTGTTCACCTTTGACATGGTGCTGCCCAATATCCGGGCCCTTTGTCAGTCCGTGGAAATAGACAACATTATTGTCACCCGCGTCACCGATTATATTGACGGTTTTGGGGTGAGCACACCCCGGGAACTGGAACTGGAACAAGGCTGGTATCACTTTTCCCAACTGCTTGACAGCTGCACCAATACCGTGCCGCCGCGGATATCGGTCACCCCTCAGGATCCGGCGCTGATCCAGTTCACCGGCGGCACCACGGGGCTTCCCAAGGGCGCGGTGCTTACCCATCGAAACATTCTGGCCGCAACCATGTGCGCCAATCTGTGGGGTGCCCACCTGAATGACAACACCCCGGTGGAAAAGCGCAATGTACTGGCCTTGCTTCCGTTTTTCCACGTATACGGCGATATTGTGGTGTTAAACTGGGCCATGTTTGCCTGCGCCACCATGATCCTTGTGCCGCGCTTTGATATCGAGGAAATCATGGGAATGCTCGAAAACATTCCCAGAATCCAGTTTTTCCCTGCCGTCCCCACCATGATCGGCGCGATTTTAAATCACCCCAAAGCCGAGTCCATGGAACTGGACAGGAAATTCAGCCTGTTAAACAGCGGCGGCGCCCCCTGCCCGGTCAGCCTCATTGAGCGGGCCAGGGATTTAAACATTTCTTTCAGCGAAGGCTGGGGCATGAGCGAGACCAGCGCAATGGGCGTTGCCAATCCCAACCTTGGACTGAAAAAACCCGGCAGCATCGGCATTCCCATCCCGGACAATGATATCAAACTCGTGGATCCCGCCGACGGGGTCACCGAGGTCAGGCCGAGTGAACGGGGAGAACTGCTGATCAAAGGCCCCCAGGTCATGTCCGGCTACTGGAACAACCCGGAGGAAACCGCCAACCAGCTGAAAGACGGCTGGCTGTATACAGGCGATGTGGCCATCCAGGATGAAGACGGCTATATCTTCCTTGTGGACCGGACAAAAGACATGATCATTGCCAGCGGCTACAACATTTATCCAAGGGAAATCGACGAGGTGCTCTACCGGCATCCCAAAGTGGCCGAGGCGGCGGCCGTGGGCGTACCCGACGAATACCGCGGCGAGACCATCAAAGCATTTATCAGCCTGAAATCCGGAGAGACGGCAACTGAAGAGGAAATCATGGAATTCTGCAAAGACAAGCTTGCGGCCTACAAGCGGCCCAGAATGGTAGAATTTCGTGACAGCATCCCCAAGTCCGCCGTGGGCAAGGTCCTGCGCAAAAACCTGCGGGCGGAAGAAGAAGCCAAGGCCGGCAAGAAAAAATAA
- a CDS encoding DUF721 domain-containing protein, with protein sequence MSRPRYRNEQFSHISDVLSALVGQLRRESHSDLSRIQQIWQSILDPVLAENSRPAALKNDVLLVHVASSTVTQQMRFLTPGVIEQINRVMGEGRIRRIHYKIGTVSSSADS encoded by the coding sequence ATGAGCCGGCCCAGATACCGAAATGAGCAATTCAGCCATATCAGCGATGTGCTCTCCGCACTGGTCGGACAGCTCCGCCGGGAATCGCATTCGGATTTGTCCCGGATTCAGCAGATCTGGCAAAGCATACTCGATCCCGTCCTCGCGGAAAACAGCCGCCCGGCCGCCCTGAAAAACGATGTTTTGCTGGTGCATGTGGCCAGCTCTACTGTCACCCAGCAGATGCGCTTTCTTACTCCCGGGGTCATCGAACAGATCAACCGGGTCATGGGGGAAGGCCGCATCCGCCGGATCCATTATAAAATCGGCACTGTGTCATCTTCGGCCGACTCATGA
- a CDS encoding cold-shock protein, which translates to MEGRVKWFNEKKGYGFIETDEHGDVFVHYSNIDGTGFRTLNELDRVTLEVQDSPKGPQAINVKRI; encoded by the coding sequence ATGGAAGGTCGAGTAAAGTGGTTTAACGAAAAAAAAGGCTATGGCTTTATTGAAACCGACGAACACGGCGATGTATTTGTGCATTATTCAAATATCGACGGTACCGGTTTCCGCACTCTGAATGAACTGGATCGCGTAACCCTGGAAGTACAGGACTCCCCCAAAGGGCCTCAGGCGATTAATGTAAAGCGCATCTAA
- a CDS encoding tRNA1(Val) (adenine(37)-N6)-methyltransferase, producing MNQPADLTSDTFFNGSISVKQPPDGYRFSIDAVILGNLAAVQADDRVLDLGCGCGVIPLILGYRNPGIGEVFGVEIQAELAGIARLNASENHMENQIHILHKDMKAVVPEDTGGTMDAVVCNPPHFARHSGRINPDSQRAMARHEIAVALADVTAAAARMLAPAGLFTVIYPCERLVDLVSAMRAAGIEPKRLRMIHPRPGIEAKRVLAVGIKGKYPGLKIDPPLFIRNDADHYSPELQTMFGP from the coding sequence ATGAACCAGCCCGCTGATCTCACATCTGACACATTTTTCAACGGATCCATCTCGGTAAAACAGCCGCCCGACGGATACCGGTTTTCCATTGACGCGGTGATCCTGGGCAACCTGGCGGCAGTACAGGCAGACGACCGTGTCCTGGACCTGGGCTGCGGGTGCGGGGTCATCCCCTTGATCCTGGGCTACAGGAATCCCGGCATCGGGGAGGTGTTCGGCGTTGAAATCCAGGCGGAGCTGGCCGGCATCGCCCGATTAAATGCATCAGAGAATCACATGGAGAACCAAATCCACATCCTGCATAAGGACATGAAAGCCGTTGTTCCTGAAGACACCGGCGGCACGATGGATGCGGTTGTCTGCAATCCACCCCATTTTGCAAGGCATTCAGGCCGCATCAACCCGGATTCCCAGCGCGCCATGGCCAGGCACGAAATCGCGGTCGCCCTGGCTGACGTCACTGCCGCCGCCGCCCGGATGCTGGCCCCTGCAGGCCTGTTTACGGTGATATACCCTTGTGAACGCCTGGTGGATCTGGTTTCCGCCATGCGCGCTGCGGGCATTGAACCCAAGCGCCTGCGCATGATCCATCCCAGGCCCGGAATTGAGGCCAAGCGTGTTCTGGCAGTGGGCATCAAGGGCAAATATCCGGGCCTGAAAATTGATCCGCCGCTTTTTATCCGAAACGACGCGGATCATTATTCCCCGGAACTCCAAACCATGTTCGGGCCCTGA
- the rlmN gene encoding 23S rRNA (adenine(2503)-C(2))-methyltransferase RlmN, whose product MIQPRKPDKKPDIRNISRNELIAFFAGHGMRSFRADQALQWLYARRVHSFEEMTNLAKEARGLLADHFTISRPEVREVQVAEDGTCKFLFGLDDGHCVESVLIPEKDHYTLCISTQVGCAMGCAFCMTGKTGLIRNLSRSEIIGQVISCQDEAAARGGMRLSNLVLMGMGEPLANYDNVIAALGVITDGNWGLKFSTRRVTLSTAGLAERFDDLAGDTRVRLAVSLNAADNTTRDRLMPINKKIPIERLIAACTRYPLPPRDKITFEYILIKGINDSEKHAKQLAKLLRPVRAKVNLIPFNPHPGTTFQRPENAAIEAFQSVLIKNNYTAIIRWSKGSDIDAACGQLRGARDT is encoded by the coding sequence ATGATTCAACCCCGAAAACCCGATAAAAAACCCGATATCCGCAATATCTCCCGAAACGAGCTGATTGCATTTTTTGCCGGCCACGGCATGCGCAGCTTTCGGGCGGACCAGGCCCTGCAGTGGCTTTATGCCCGGCGGGTGCATAGTTTTGAGGAGATGACCAACCTGGCAAAAGAGGCCCGGGGCCTTCTGGCGGATCATTTCACCATATCCCGCCCCGAGGTGCGCGAGGTGCAGGTTGCCGAAGACGGCACATGCAAATTCCTGTTTGGCCTGGATGACGGCCATTGCGTGGAATCTGTGCTGATTCCGGAAAAAGACCATTACACCCTCTGCATTTCCACCCAGGTGGGATGCGCCATGGGTTGCGCCTTTTGCATGACCGGAAAAACCGGTTTGATCCGAAACCTGAGCCGGTCCGAGATTATCGGCCAGGTTATTTCATGCCAGGACGAAGCCGCGGCCCGGGGGGGTATGCGTCTGTCCAACCTCGTGCTCATGGGCATGGGAGAGCCCCTGGCCAATTATGACAATGTTATTGCGGCCCTGGGCGTCATCACCGACGGCAATTGGGGCCTGAAATTTTCCACCCGGCGGGTGACCCTGTCCACGGCCGGCCTGGCAGAGCGGTTTGATGACCTTGCCGGAGATACCCGGGTGCGGCTGGCCGTGTCTTTGAACGCGGCAGACAATACCACCCGGGACCGGCTGATGCCGATTAACAAAAAGATTCCTATAGAACGGCTCATTGCGGCCTGCACCCGATACCCCCTGCCCCCGCGGGACAAAATCACGTTTGAATATATCCTGATAAAAGGCATCAATGACTCGGAAAAACACGCAAAGCAGCTTGCAAAACTGCTCCGGCCCGTTCGGGCCAAAGTCAATCTCATCCCTTTTAACCCGCATCCGGGCACAACGTTTCAGCGCCCGGAAAATGCGGCCATAGAGGCCTTTCAGTCCGTTCTCATAAAAAACAACTACACCGCCATTATCCGCTGGAGCAAGGGGTCAGACATTGACGCGGCCTGCGGTCAGCTCCGGGGAGCCCGCGACACATAA
- a CDS encoding S1 RNA-binding domain-containing protein translates to MAGKKMDDHDIEDFNHEDKDMNTDNTSETSDEEGPGMAEMMAMYEESFRPVESGQVVEGEVVGLERDKVLLDIGYKYEGEVAAREFADADGKVHLQVGDRVEVYFAGKDEDGYPILSREEVRTEKLLEQLGAIFEADGTVKGRIISRVKGGFFVDIGIRAFLPASQLDIKPAKNPDEWIGTDHEFKILQFDKSERNVVISRRVLVEAQRRKDQEEAIQRLHIGDVVAGTITNITDYGLFVDLGGITGLVHVSNLSWTPVRQHPSKLYETGDAITVKVLDVDAEGRKVSLGVKQLSPNPWDTLEQNYPIGTVIEGRIKKVTDFGLFVGIVEGINGLVHASDISWTQPVKPAEHFRKGQTVQAKILGIDRANQRVNLGIKQLTPDPWQELPQKYAPGTHVSGKVVNIAEFGLFVEIEEGIQGLVHLSELPHGQGENPLESFRAGQDVEARVIEVLPSDRKIRLTLRDEKKSHAGREGKKNTQTGTESSETDLGRLLKQRFEDQAHTDPDPDSK, encoded by the coding sequence ATGGCGGGCAAAAAAATGGATGATCATGACATTGAAGATTTCAACCATGAAGATAAAGATATGAATACTGACAATACTTCCGAAACATCGGATGAAGAAGGTCCGGGCATGGCCGAAATGATGGCCATGTACGAGGAGAGTTTCAGGCCGGTGGAAAGCGGCCAGGTTGTGGAAGGCGAGGTCGTTGGTCTGGAGCGCGACAAGGTTCTGCTGGATATCGGCTACAAGTATGAGGGCGAGGTTGCGGCCAGGGAATTTGCCGATGCAGACGGCAAAGTCCACTTGCAGGTGGGCGACCGGGTGGAAGTGTATTTTGCCGGCAAGGATGAAGACGGATATCCCATCCTGTCCCGGGAGGAAGTGCGCACTGAAAAGCTCCTTGAGCAACTGGGCGCAATTTTTGAAGCAGACGGAACCGTGAAGGGACGCATTATATCCCGGGTCAAAGGCGGATTTTTTGTGGATATCGGCATTCGGGCTTTTCTGCCGGCATCTCAGCTTGACATCAAGCCGGCCAAAAATCCGGATGAATGGATCGGTACGGACCACGAGTTTAAGATCCTTCAGTTTGACAAGTCGGAGAGAAATGTTGTGATTTCCCGGAGGGTACTGGTGGAGGCCCAGCGCCGCAAAGATCAGGAAGAGGCCATACAGCGACTCCATATCGGCGACGTGGTGGCGGGAACCATCACCAATATCACCGATTACGGTTTGTTTGTGGATCTCGGCGGCATCACCGGGCTTGTCCACGTAAGCAATTTGTCCTGGACCCCTGTTCGCCAGCATCCGTCAAAGCTATATGAAACAGGCGACGCCATTACGGTGAAAGTGCTGGATGTGGATGCCGAGGGCCGAAAAGTTTCGCTCGGGGTCAAGCAGCTGAGCCCCAATCCATGGGATACCCTGGAGCAGAATTATCCCATTGGCACGGTGATAGAAGGCAGGATTAAAAAAGTTACGGATTTTGGCTTGTTTGTAGGGATCGTGGAAGGCATCAACGGCCTGGTCCATGCCTCGGATATTTCATGGACCCAGCCGGTCAAGCCGGCCGAGCATTTTCGCAAGGGTCAGACCGTGCAGGCCAAGATCCTCGGCATTGACCGGGCTAATCAGCGCGTCAACCTCGGGATCAAGCAGCTGACCCCGGATCCGTGGCAGGAGCTTCCCCAAAAATACGCACCCGGCACACACGTGAGCGGAAAAGTTGTCAATATCGCCGAATTCGGACTTTTTGTGGAAATCGAGGAAGGCATCCAGGGTCTTGTCCATCTCTCGGAGCTGCCCCACGGTCAGGGGGAAAATCCCCTGGAGAGCTTCCGGGCGGGTCAGGATGTGGAGGCCAGAGTCATTGAAGTGTTGCCGTCGGATCGCAAAATCCGGCTGACATTGCGGGATGAAAAAAAATCGCATGCGGGCAGGGAGGGTAAAAAAAACACCCAGACCGGCACAGAGTCTTCCGAAACAGATCTGGGCCGCCTTCTCAAGCAGCGTTTCGAGGATCAGGCCCATACGGATCCGGATCCGGATTCCAAATAA
- a CDS encoding pyridoxamine 5'-phosphate oxidase family protein, which translates to MAKMTERMQELFNKVPTAVLATATADGAPNAVPVGAKKIIDDETILISDQFFNKTLANLKANPKVAVSFWEGHEGYQIKGSATIETSGQRFEETAKWIEELGNKVGSPLKSKGAVIIQIDEIYALAPGPGAGKKLA; encoded by the coding sequence ATGGCAAAAATGACAGAGCGGATGCAGGAATTGTTTAACAAGGTGCCTACCGCTGTACTGGCAACCGCTACCGCAGACGGCGCTCCCAATGCCGTACCCGTAGGGGCCAAAAAAATCATTGATGATGAAACCATTTTGATCTCTGACCAGTTTTTCAACAAGACCCTGGCCAATCTCAAGGCCAATCCAAAGGTGGCTGTGTCTTTCTGGGAAGGTCATGAGGGCTACCAGATCAAGGGATCGGCGACCATTGAAACCTCCGGCCAGCGCTTCGAAGAAACCGCCAAATGGATCGAGGAACTGGGCAACAAGGTGGGTTCGCCGCTGAAATCCAAGGGCGCGGTGATCATCCAAATTGATGAGATTTACGCCCTGGCCCCGGGTCCGGGTGCGGGCAAGAAACTGGCGTAA
- the ffh gene encoding signal recognition particle protein: protein MFDNLSDKLNSVFKKLKGHGKLSEKNIDEGLREVRMALLEADAHYRVVKQLIADIRARAIGQEVLESLTPAQQVIKIVNEELTALMGSEKEALNLSGAMPQAVMLVGLQGSGKTTTAGKLAVHLRKNGKKPYLVPLDVYRPAAIDQLKKLGEQLSVPVFDSSPEMDPVEIAQKARQKAPSEGCDTLVLDTAGRLHVDSELMNELSRIQKAIEPSDVLLIADAMTGQDAVNMAESFDQALDLGGIVLTKMDGDARGGAALSIKAVTGKPVKFIGVGEKTNALEEFHPDRMASRILGMGDMLSFIEKAQDAVDEKKAADLEKKLRKNQFTLEDFRDQMTQVRKMGSLNDLIKMIPGANKSKQLNKLDVDERELVRIEAIINSMTPAERRNHNIVNGSRRKRIAKGSGTKVQDVNKLLKNYSQVLKMMKKFNKGGMRAMTRNMMPF, encoded by the coding sequence ATGTTTGACAATTTAAGCGACAAGCTCAATTCGGTTTTTAAAAAACTCAAAGGTCACGGCAAGCTCTCGGAGAAAAACATTGACGAGGGCCTGCGGGAAGTGCGCATGGCTTTGCTGGAGGCGGATGCGCATTACCGGGTGGTCAAGCAGTTGATCGCAGATATCCGGGCGCGGGCCATCGGCCAGGAAGTGCTTGAAAGTCTGACTCCGGCCCAGCAGGTCATCAAGATCGTCAATGAAGAATTGACCGCCCTGATGGGATCGGAAAAAGAGGCGCTCAATCTTTCCGGGGCCATGCCCCAGGCCGTGATGCTCGTCGGGCTCCAGGGCTCGGGCAAGACCACCACGGCCGGAAAGCTTGCGGTTCACCTGCGCAAAAACGGCAAAAAACCGTATCTGGTGCCTTTGGACGTCTATCGCCCGGCGGCCATTGATCAGCTCAAAAAGCTCGGCGAACAGCTGTCAGTGCCGGTATTTGACTCCAGCCCGGAAATGGATCCGGTGGAAATCGCGCAGAAAGCCCGGCAAAAGGCGCCGTCTGAAGGCTGTGATACGCTGGTCCTGGACACCGCGGGCCGGCTGCACGTGGATTCGGAATTGATGAACGAGCTTTCCCGGATCCAGAAAGCCATCGAGCCCTCGGATGTCCTGCTGATTGCCGATGCCATGACCGGCCAGGATGCGGTCAACATGGCCGAGTCATTTGACCAGGCCCTGGATCTCGGCGGCATTGTGCTCACCAAGATGGACGGCGACGCCAGGGGCGGGGCGGCCTTGTCCATTAAGGCGGTTACCGGCAAGCCGGTGAAGTTTATCGGTGTCGGGGAGAAAACCAATGCATTGGAAGAGTTTCACCCTGACCGGATGGCATCGCGGATTCTGGGCATGGGCGATATGCTCTCTTTTATTGAAAAGGCCCAGGATGCGGTGGATGAGAAAAAAGCCGCTGACCTGGAAAAGAAACTCCGGAAAAACCAGTTCACCCTGGAAGATTTCCGGGACCAGATGACCCAGGTCAGAAAGATGGGCTCGCTCAATGACCTGATCAAGATGATCCCGGGTGCAAACAAGAGCAAGCAGTTAAACAAGTTAGACGTTGACGAACGGGAACTGGTGCGCATCGAGGCGATCATCAACTCCATGACACCGGCCGAGCGGCGCAACCACAATATTGTCAACGGAAGCAGAAGAAAACGGATTGCCAAGGGAAGCGGGACGAAGGTTCAGGATGTCAACAAGCTCCTGAAAAATTACTCCCAGGTGCTCAAGATGATGAAGAAATTCAACAAGGGCGGCATGCGGGCAATGACCCGGAACATGATGCCGTTTTAA